The following is a genomic window from Methanococcoides sp. AM1.
TGCCGCTGATATGAAACGCTATGCTAATTTTGTCATGAGCGATATAATCAGCCATGTGTCTACATGGACAGCAATCGCAGATGAAGATATTGAAAAGGGGGAAAATGTATATCTTCAGATGAGAAACGGATTGCTTTATGTGAGCAAAAGTATTGAAACCGGTGCAACGGGCATGACCATATCTGCTGCTGAGAAAGGCGATGATGTAGGCGTCACCAACCTTTTAGGCATGATCGATCTTGAAAATGCCAGTATTACTGTCTGCAAGGTTCCGCGTAGTGAACGTGGAGGATCACGCAATGTTGACCTGGAGAGGCTACAAAAGCTTGCCAGTTCAAAATCCTACATAGCAGTCATCGGCGTCGAATCTCTTGTTGCATTGAAGAAGATCAATATTACCCCGGATGTCATGTACGGAGCTAAAGAATCCGTTGTTGAAGCAGCTTTCCACGGATTATCATCTCTTGTGCTTGCTATTGATGAAGAAGTGCCCCAGATCATGAGCCGATTGGAAATGGAAAATCTGGATTACGAATTAGTTGACCTTACCCTGCCGTGAACTGGCAACAGCAGGTTATGAATAGATAAGGGATCGATATGAAGATAATTGCTCTTTCTGATACCCACCTTATACGAGGGGGGATCCCACCCACATTCAAATGCCTTCTTGATGACTGCGACATAATAGCTCATGCAGGTGATTTTACAACAATGGAATGTTACCAGGCTTTTGCCGATACTGGCAAGCTAAAAGCAGTCCATGGAAATTCAGATGATAGCGAACTAAAAGAAATATTGCCTGAAAAGTTAGTGTTTAATGCCGATGGTGTCAAAATAGGTCTTGTACATGAGGGAGCGCTATCAATTATGGATACCACCCCATTACGCTATCTTGCACTCGAGATGGAAGTGGATGTTTTGATATTTGGTCATATCCACAGGCCACTGGTGGAAACAAGCGATGTCATACTTATCTGCCCGGGATCACCTACAAACCCCCGCATGTCTGATCCATCCATCGTAGAAATCAATGTTGATAATGGTAAAGTCTCTGCAGAGATAGTGGAGATAGAGGGACATTCATGTGGATTTATTGACTTTTCTCGTAAGCTTGAAACCATGAAGTAAAAAGATACCAGAATTTCTTTTTATTCATCCGCTCCGTTAATAGTTTCGATCTTGAACATTGTACCAGTATCATGAAGACTTAAGTGGACCTTGTCACCAAAACTCAATATCTCATCAAGATCGACGTTGTTGCCCCACTCATAAACATAATCATATGCCCCCTGAATTGGTTTAAAACCCATTGACATCAATCTTCTATTGACATCTGAAGGACTGGCACCATTACTGCTGAACCATATCAATAGGTATGTCTTCATGTTATCACCCAATAATAACAAAGATAGACTCCCTTATCATTTTTGTGGTTAAAAAAAGATAGCTACTGCACTTAATATGCAGTAACACTTATAAAATGCAGATCAAACATCTTCTTTTAATGATCTCAAGGCTTCCTTTACTATTGAAGAATATTGTGTACTATCAGCACCATAGTGCTCTTTTGCCTTGATGACATTTGGATCCATACTATCAAGATCTTTAATGCGTTCAAGTGTTCTTTTTGCAGTGTCTGCAACCCATAGATCACGTGTAGCACCATCTACCAGGGAAATTGATTCCGGTCTGACAGATGTTAGTACAGTGCCTTCTGCTGTCGTGTAGGTACTTGGTTTCCCTACAATGGCTACAAAAGCAGGTGTTTCACA
Proteins encoded in this region:
- a CDS encoding winged helix-turn-helix transcriptional regulator; the encoded protein is MIDILQSKSGITKFQILTEVAAHQPNVRQKEIAEKIGVTPQAVSEYIKELTAEGFIYSDGRVRYRITKKGVEWVLENAADMKRYANFVMSDIISHVSTWTAIADEDIEKGENVYLQMRNGLLYVSKSIETGATGMTISAAEKGDDVGVTNLLGMIDLENASITVCKVPRSERGGSRNVDLERLQKLASSKSYIAVIGVESLVALKKINITPDVMYGAKESVVEAAFHGLSSLVLAIDEEVPQIMSRLEMENLDYELVDLTLP
- a CDS encoding RPA family protein, which encodes MAGYVREVSRRIFAQEFRESNLTFKDGDDQYSPQYLLTPTGAKVNRLFIVGTLIEKEDIGTDSEYWRGRVSDPTGSFMIYAGQYQPEAAQFLAECETPAFVAIVGKPSTYTTAEGTVLTSVRPESISLVDGATRDLWVADTAKRTLERIKDLDSMDPNVIKAKEHYGADSTQYSSIVKEALRSLKEDV
- a CDS encoding metallophosphoesterase, translating into MKIIALSDTHLIRGGIPPTFKCLLDDCDIIAHAGDFTTMECYQAFADTGKLKAVHGNSDDSELKEILPEKLVFNADGVKIGLVHEGALSIMDTTPLRYLALEMEVDVLIFGHIHRPLVETSDVILICPGSPTNPRMSDPSIVEINVDNGKVSAEIVEIEGHSCGFIDFSRKLETMK